A region of Priestia aryabhattai DNA encodes the following proteins:
- a CDS encoding MarR family transcriptional regulator, with protein sequence MEKALEAAERKARLRDIENSKVLTQEELDLANQLQAKANAGKMKLVPETKVKNKAKFAQIIQENWLYLIQNDVLKNEEIMFLNKILGFIGFRSNCLVQDIKAREQIPMTQTELAEALKMSRTNANRLIKQLIDKGIMGKFESGRDGLNAKMYALYINPNIILCGDRDNINETLQTMFKKRSKELKKLPVRLT encoded by the coding sequence TTGGAAAAAGCATTAGAAGCAGCTGAAAGAAAAGCTAGATTAAGAGATATTGAAAATTCAAAGGTTTTAACACAAGAAGAATTAGATTTAGCAAATCAACTGCAAGCTAAAGCAAATGCAGGGAAAATGAAATTAGTACCTGAGACAAAAGTTAAAAACAAAGCAAAATTTGCTCAAATTATTCAGGAGAATTGGCTTTATTTGATTCAAAATGATGTCTTGAAAAATGAAGAAATTATGTTTTTAAATAAGATTCTAGGGTTTATTGGGTTCCGTTCAAATTGTCTAGTACAAGATATAAAAGCTAGAGAGCAAATCCCTATGACTCAAACAGAGCTTGCAGAAGCTTTGAAAATGAGTCGAACTAATGCTAATAGATTAATAAAGCAATTAATTGATAAAGGGATTATGGGAAAATTTGAATCTGGAAGAGACGGTCTTAATGCTAAAATGTATGCTTTATATATAAATCCAAACATTATTTTATGTGGAGATCGTGATAATATAAACGAGACTTTACAAACTATGTTTAAAAAAAGATCTAAAGAATTAAAAAAATTACCAGTTAGATTAACTTAA